In Azospirillaceae bacterium, a genomic segment contains:
- a CDS encoding TonB-dependent receptor plug domain-containing protein, with protein sequence MVVLPAAGWAAGPGEGNPDGGAATVASDPALAEVTVEGRRLDPQRPAVGKTGTKLEDLPNSVQVVTRDLVDEQGGVSVKDAIRNASGIGQGGADGFGFGDRFLVRGLDARLYNDGFSDGDQRNGIPHSLNGVAQVEIMKGPGSALFGSGPPGGTINIVHYLPSGTFDFGGGVQGASFGSVTANAFVTGPTELPGLAYRVDTLVQHGDGFRGLGSDDEEVRPEISWSGGGC encoded by the coding sequence ATGGTTGTGTTGCCGGCGGCCGGTTGGGCGGCGGGGCCGGGGGAGGGGAACCCCGATGGGGGCGCCGCCACGGTGGCGTCCGACCCGGCGCTGGCGGAGGTCACGGTGGAGGGGCGTCGCCTTGACCCGCAACGTCCCGCCGTGGGCAAGACCGGCACCAAGCTGGAGGATCTGCCCAATAGCGTGCAGGTGGTGACGCGCGACTTGGTGGACGAGCAGGGTGGCGTCTCGGTCAAGGACGCCATCCGCAACGCCAGCGGCATCGGCCAGGGCGGCGCCGACGGCTTCGGCTTCGGCGACCGCTTCCTGGTACGGGGGCTGGACGCGCGCCTCTATAACGACGGCTTTTCCGATGGCGACCAGCGCAACGGCATCCCGCATTCGCTGAACGGGGTGGCGCAGGTGGAGATCATGAAGGGGCCCGGCTCCGCCTTGTTCGGCAGCGGCCCGCCCGGCGGCACCATCAACATCGTGCACTATCTGCCCTCCGGCACCTTTGATTTCGGTGGCGGTGTGCAGGGCGCCTCCTTCGGCAGCGTCACCGCCAACGCCTTTGTCACCGGTCCCACGGAACTGCCCGGCCTGGCTTATCGTGTGGACACCCTGGTCCAGCATGGTGACGGCTTCCGTGGCTTGGGCAGTGATGATGAGGAAGTCCGGCCGGAGATCAGTTGGTCGGGTGGGGGCTGTTGA
- a CDS encoding IS1182 family transposase, with translation MLGQKDRRQPELFVAGSLRDLLPEEHVLVRVDKVLDLGWLEGEVGDLYSATAGRPGIAPEVAVRLMLAGMLLGIVHDRRLVREAQVNLAIRWFIGYGLHEAVPDHSSLTRIRQRWGGERFRKIFTRTVQACIAAKIAKGEVVHIDSSLIRANVSWEAIARRHVDAVETANHPEEADGPGAGPPATKKTKTEYVCTSDPDATLATNKTGRRSEPAYKHHTAVDAERGVVLDVAITTGAVHDTKAVEAQLDAITATTGVAIQASTMDASYATTYIFAVLEALGIEGVIPAKPERPPKKGVIPVRRFKLDARNRVVRCPAGKLLRPHGKPDSDSFQHYRARPSDCQACRRRTGCFSENMKRRAILLHKNHDALLRARRKYARWADRERALYRSHRIRVEGYHGEAKSWHGMRRAVRRGLANMQIQAYLAAAAVNLKRLAAALILALSSIRAGLSPTASPTMRPQNQPPWPA, from the coding sequence ATGTTGGGCCAGAAGGATCGCCGTCAGCCTGAGCTTTTTGTTGCAGGGTCACTGAGGGATTTGCTGCCTGAAGAGCACGTCCTGGTCCGGGTGGACAAAGTCCTCGACCTTGGCTGGCTTGAAGGAGAGGTTGGCGACCTCTACAGCGCGACAGCGGGACGCCCTGGCATTGCGCCGGAGGTTGCGGTCCGGCTGATGTTGGCGGGAATGCTGCTGGGGATCGTGCATGACCGGCGCCTGGTGCGTGAGGCGCAGGTCAATCTGGCGATCCGATGGTTCATCGGCTATGGCCTGCACGAGGCGGTTCCCGACCATTCCAGCCTGACCCGCATTCGTCAGCGCTGGGGCGGCGAGCGGTTCCGCAAGATTTTCACCCGTACGGTTCAGGCGTGTATCGCAGCCAAGATCGCCAAGGGTGAGGTTGTTCACATCGACAGTTCGTTGATCCGCGCGAATGTGAGTTGGGAGGCCATCGCTCGCCGTCACGTTGATGCCGTGGAGACCGCTAATCATCCCGAGGAAGCGGACGGTCCAGGCGCAGGCCCTCCCGCCACAAAGAAAACGAAGACGGAGTATGTCTGCACCAGCGATCCCGATGCGACCCTGGCCACCAACAAGACCGGCCGTCGCAGCGAGCCCGCCTACAAGCACCATACCGCCGTTGATGCCGAACGGGGTGTCGTCCTGGACGTGGCGATCACCACGGGTGCCGTCCACGATACCAAGGCAGTCGAGGCCCAACTTGATGCCATCACAGCGACAACCGGTGTCGCCATTCAGGCATCCACCATGGACGCCAGTTACGCCACCACCTACATCTTCGCGGTTCTGGAGGCGCTGGGTATCGAAGGGGTCATTCCAGCCAAGCCCGAACGGCCGCCGAAGAAGGGCGTCATCCCGGTTCGGCGCTTCAAACTGGACGCCAGGAACCGAGTGGTCCGCTGCCCCGCCGGCAAGTTGCTTCGCCCGCACGGCAAGCCGGACAGCGATAGTTTCCAGCACTACAGGGCCCGGCCTTCCGATTGCCAAGCCTGCCGGCGGCGGACGGGGTGTTTCAGCGAAAACATGAAACGCCGCGCCATCCTACTGCACAAAAATCACGACGCCCTACTCCGGGCACGGCGAAAATACGCCCGATGGGCCGACCGCGAACGAGCCCTCTACCGCAGCCACCGCATCCGCGTCGAAGGCTATCATGGCGAGGCCAAATCCTGGCACGGCATGAGACGCGCCGTCCGACGCGGGCTCGCCAACATGCAGATACAAGCCTATCTCGCCGCTGCCGCCGTCAACCTCAAGCGGCTGGCGGCAGCCCTTATTCTGGCCCTCTCAAGCATCCGGGCCGGCCTGTCTCCGACCGCCAGCCCGACAATGCGACCTCAAAACCAACCGCCTTGGCCTGCTTGA
- a CDS encoding TonB-dependent receptor yields MGATYVGAYATDQIDLTDRLKVRVGARQDWWDTSLLPEIFVPGRLQPTGQPFLSNAAVGRNDAPISWNAGVLYKLTPAVSPFFGVARSHLVNFSSEATQNGLAAPESALQYEGGVKANAFDDRLTVTAAGFAVTRNNVFALVGDVPVFNAQRTYGGEIDVDARPTPRWRITANATLQHATLTANPSNPAATGNWSQGVPATMAHLWTSYDFAVAGVEGFRIGAGLNYRDKMYGNLLNTTAIPSYVTADADISYTQGRWTVTVGAKNLSDTTYYVAANGVGAFVGDPFTVFGSVRFNLGG; encoded by the coding sequence CTGGGGGCCACTTACGTCGGCGCCTATGCCACCGATCAGATCGACCTGACCGACCGGCTGAAGGTGCGCGTGGGCGCGCGGCAGGATTGGTGGGACACCAGCCTGTTGCCGGAAATCTTCGTCCCGGGCCGCCTGCAGCCCACCGGCCAGCCCTTTCTGTCCAATGCCGCGGTGGGCAGGAACGACGCGCCCATCAGCTGGAACGCGGGTGTGCTGTATAAGCTGACGCCCGCCGTCTCCCCCTTTTTCGGGGTGGCCCGCAGCCATCTGGTGAACTTCTCCTCCGAAGCCACGCAGAACGGCCTGGCGGCACCGGAATCCGCCTTGCAGTACGAGGGCGGGGTCAAGGCCAACGCCTTTGACGACCGGTTGACCGTCACTGCCGCCGGTTTCGCGGTGACCCGCAACAACGTCTTCGCCCTGGTCGGCGACGTGCCGGTGTTCAACGCCCAGCGCACCTATGGCGGGGAGATCGATGTGGACGCCCGGCCCACGCCGCGGTGGCGCATCACCGCCAACGCCACGCTGCAGCACGCCACGCTGACGGCGAACCCGTCCAACCCCGCGGCCACCGGCAATTGGTCGCAAGGCGTGCCGGCCACCATGGCGCACCTGTGGACCAGCTACGATTTCGCCGTCGCGGGTGTTGAGGGCTTTCGTATCGGCGCCGGGCTGAACTACCGCGACAAGATGTACGGCAATCTGCTGAACACCACGGCCATTCCCAGCTATGTCACCGCCGACGCCGACATCTCCTACACCCAGGGACGGTGGACGGTGACCGTGGGCGCCAAGAACCTGTCCGACACCACCTACTATGTGGCCGCCAACGGCGTCGGCGCCTTCGTTGGCGATCCGTTCACCGTTTTCGGCAGCGTCCGGTTCAACCTCGGCGGCTGA
- a CDS encoding NAD(P)(+) transhydrogenase (Re/Si-specific) subunit beta: protein MLIATSLAYLAAAVCFIMALRGLSSPETARTGNTYGIAGMAIAIITSLFVLPQFSFLAAVLIIVGIAIGGTAGAYIARTIKMTSLPQLVAAFHSLVGLAAVFIAAAAFYAPEEYRIGTDGDIHVGSLVEMSLGIAIGAITFTGSLVAFLKLDGRMTGKPLVFPMQHPLNAALAAALVLLIILLCATQAAFFFWLIILVSLALGFLLILPIGGADMPVVVSMLNSYSGWAACGIGFTLQNPLLIITGALVGSSGAILSYIMCKGMNRSIFNVILGGFGGDAAAAGASGPAVDRSFKSGSADDAAFIMKNASSVIIVPGYGMAVAQAQHALREMADILKKEGVSVKYAIHPVAGRMPGHMNVLLAEANVPYDEVFELDEINRDFAQADVAYVIGANDVTNPAAKTDPSSPIYGMPILDVEKAKTVLFIKRSMGAGYAGVENELFFRPNTMMLLGDAKKVTEEIVKAMAGGH, encoded by the coding sequence ATGCTGATCGCGACTTCGCTCGCCTACCTCGCGGCCGCCGTGTGTTTCATCATGGCGCTGCGCGGCCTTTCCAGCCCTGAAACGGCCCGGACCGGCAACACCTATGGCATCGCCGGCATGGCCATCGCCATCATCACCAGCCTGTTCGTGCTGCCCCAGTTCTCCTTCCTGGCGGCGGTCCTCATCATCGTCGGCATCGCCATCGGCGGTACGGCGGGCGCCTACATCGCCCGCACCATCAAGATGACCTCGCTGCCCCAGCTGGTGGCGGCCTTCCACAGCCTGGTGGGCCTGGCCGCCGTGTTCATCGCCGCCGCCGCCTTCTACGCGCCGGAGGAATACCGCATCGGCACCGACGGCGACATCCACGTCGGATCGCTGGTGGAGATGAGCCTGGGCATCGCCATCGGCGCCATCACCTTCACCGGATCGCTGGTCGCCTTCCTGAAGCTGGACGGGCGCATGACCGGCAAGCCGCTGGTCTTCCCCATGCAGCATCCGCTGAACGCCGCCCTGGCGGCGGCCCTGGTGCTGCTGATCATCCTGCTGTGCGCGACACAGGCCGCCTTCTTCTTCTGGCTGATCATCCTGGTGTCCCTGGCCCTGGGCTTCCTGCTGATCCTGCCCATCGGCGGGGCCGACATGCCCGTGGTCGTGTCCATGCTGAACAGCTATTCCGGCTGGGCGGCCTGCGGCATCGGCTTCACCCTGCAGAACCCCTTGCTGATCATCACCGGCGCGCTGGTCGGCTCCTCCGGCGCCATCCTCAGCTACATCATGTGCAAGGGGATGAACCGGTCGATCTTCAACGTCATCCTGGGCGGCTTCGGCGGTGACGCGGCGGCGGCGGGCGCGTCCGGCCCGGCGGTCGATCGCAGCTTCAAGTCGGGTTCGGCCGATGACGCCGCCTTCATCATGAAGAACGCGTCCAGCGTCATCATCGTACCCGGCTACGGCATGGCGGTGGCCCAGGCCCAGCACGCGCTGCGGGAAATGGCAGACATCCTGAAAAAGGAAGGCGTCTCGGTCAAATACGCCATCCATCCGGTGGCCGGCCGCATGCCCGGCCACATGAACGTCCTGCTGGCCGAGGCCAACGTGCCGTATGACGAGGTGTTCGAGCTGGACGAGATCAACCGCGACTTCGCCCAGGCGGACGTCGCCTACGTCATCGGCGCCAACGACGTGACCAACCCGGCCGCCAAGACCGATCCCAGCAGCCCGATCTATGGCATGCCCATCCTGGACGTGGAAAAGGCCAAGACCGTGCTGTTCATCAAGCGGTCCATGGGGGCGGGCTACGCCGGCGTGGAAAATGAACTGTTCTTCCGCCCCAACACCATGATGCTGCTGGGCGACGCCAAGAAGGTCACCGAAGAGATCGTGAAGGCGATGGCCGGCGGGCATTGA
- a CDS encoding NAD(P) transhydrogenase subunit alpha, translating to MDAQNYAKGAADLATNAQKLAEQAATVANQATQIAMDQAQQGTPFIVTGLTVFVLAVFVGYYVVWRVTPALHSPLMSVTNAVSSVIIVGALIATGAHHFGFSMVMGFLAVILASVNIFGGFMVTQRMLSMYKKKAPAQGAKK from the coding sequence ATGGATGCGCAAAACTACGCCAAGGGCGCGGCCGACCTCGCCACCAACGCCCAGAAGCTGGCGGAACAGGCGGCCACCGTCGCCAACCAGGCGACCCAGATCGCCATGGACCAGGCCCAGCAGGGCACGCCCTTCATCGTCACCGGCCTGACCGTCTTCGTGCTGGCCGTGTTCGTCGGCTATTACGTGGTCTGGCGGGTCACGCCGGCCCTGCACAGCCCGCTGATGAGCGTCACCAACGCCGTGTCGTCGGTCATCATCGTCGGCGCGCTGATCGCCACCGGCGCCCACCATTTCGGCTTCTCCATGGTGATGGGCTTCCTGGCCGTCATCCTGGCGTCGGTGAACATCTTCGGCGGCTTCATGGTCACGCAGCGCATGCTGTCCATGTACAAGAAAAAGGCGCCTGCCCAAGGCGCCAAGAAGTAA
- a CDS encoding Re/Si-specific NAD(P)(+) transhydrogenase subunit alpha, which yields MKIGVPKERRPGELRVAASPETVRKFIALGFDVTVETGAGAGASIPDEAFSAAGATIAPDEAAALADADVVLKVQRPEPEELALIKRGAKLAAILSPYGDAERVKSYADAGIDAFAMEFIPRITRAQSMDVLSSQANLAGYRAVLDAAYEFGRAFPMMMTAAGTVPPARAFIMGVGVAGLQAIATARRLGAIVSATDVRPATKEQVQSLGATFVAVEDEEFQQAQTAGGYAKEMSAEYRAKQAALVAETIKKQDIVITTALIPGRKAPVLVTDDMLRTMKPGAVLIDLAVEQGGNVEGSEPGKIVEKYGLKIVGHLNVPSRIAVDSSALYAKNLLNFITPLVDKETKALAIDWNDDIIKGAALTRDGAVVHPTFAAAPAPAPVSTPEPAPVAAPEKAE from the coding sequence ATGAAAATCGGCGTACCCAAAGAACGTCGACCGGGGGAGTTGCGCGTCGCCGCATCGCCCGAAACGGTACGGAAATTCATCGCCCTGGGCTTCGATGTCACCGTGGAGACCGGCGCCGGCGCCGGGGCCTCCATCCCGGATGAGGCCTTCAGCGCCGCCGGCGCCACCATCGCCCCGGACGAGGCCGCCGCCCTGGCCGACGCCGACGTGGTGCTGAAGGTGCAGCGTCCGGAGCCGGAGGAACTGGCGCTGATCAAGCGCGGCGCCAAGCTGGCCGCCATCCTCAGCCCCTATGGCGACGCCGAGCGGGTGAAAAGCTATGCCGACGCCGGCATCGACGCCTTCGCCATGGAATTCATTCCCCGCATCACCCGGGCGCAGAGCATGGACGTGCTGTCCAGCCAGGCCAACCTGGCGGGTTATCGCGCCGTACTGGACGCCGCCTATGAATTCGGACGCGCCTTCCCCATGATGATGACGGCCGCCGGCACCGTACCGCCGGCCCGCGCCTTCATCATGGGCGTGGGCGTGGCCGGCCTGCAGGCCATCGCCACCGCCCGCCGCCTGGGCGCCATCGTCTCCGCCACCGACGTGCGCCCGGCCACCAAGGAACAGGTGCAGTCGCTGGGCGCCACCTTCGTGGCGGTGGAGGATGAGGAGTTCCAGCAGGCGCAGACCGCCGGCGGCTACGCCAAGGAGATGAGTGCGGAGTACCGCGCCAAGCAGGCGGCCCTGGTGGCGGAGACCATCAAGAAGCAGGACATCGTCATCACCACGGCGCTGATCCCCGGCCGCAAGGCCCCGGTGCTGGTGACGGACGACATGCTGCGCACCATGAAGCCCGGTGCGGTCCTCATCGACCTGGCGGTGGAACAGGGCGGCAATGTCGAGGGCAGCGAGCCCGGTAAGATCGTCGAGAAGTACGGCCTGAAGATCGTGGGCCATCTCAACGTGCCCAGCCGCATCGCCGTGGACAGCAGCGCCTTGTACGCCAAGAACCTGCTGAACTTCATCACGCCGCTGGTGGACAAGGAAACCAAGGCCCTGGCCATCGACTGGAACGATGACATCATCAAAGGTGCGGCACTGACCCGCGACGGCGCGGTGGTCCACCCCACCTTCGCCGCAGCCCCCGCCCCGGCCCCGGTGTCCACCCCGGAACCGGCCCCCGTGGCCGCCCCTGAGAAAGCGGAGTAA
- a CDS encoding HNH endonuclease signature motif containing protein, which translates to MCGRPLVAGPSVEQHHLIPRSAGGRVTVPLHRVCHRKIHAELSERELAVGYATVEALRAHPAIAAFLRWVAGKPPEFVSRTEPRRR; encoded by the coding sequence TTGTGCGGCCGGCCCCTGGTGGCGGGCCCCTCGGTGGAACAGCACCATCTGATTCCCCGCAGCGCCGGCGGCCGCGTGACGGTGCCGCTGCACCGCGTTTGCCACCGCAAAATCCACGCTGAACTGTCGGAACGGGAACTGGCCGTGGGCTACGCCACGGTCGAGGCCCTGCGCGCCCATCCCGCCATCGCCGCCTTCCTCCGCTGGGTGGCCGGCAAGCCACCCGAATTCGTCAGCCGCACGGAACCCCGGCGGCGCTGA
- a CDS encoding HAMP domain-containing methyl-accepting chemotaxis protein, with amino-acid sequence MKAFANLKITFKILTMSGLVGVVALLATAFSSERMSAIGDSYAALVDGPSKAGALLARGNRTLAQMGRYVFEGLAVTTDADNARVRQGFDKALGSYRTFMADARAAVPGHAAEFDAQLAVMEAAMAPAGDCGGAIAAAVKATDAVENARIYQTMVQKKCEPALAALSDRQTKMVDEMLAQAEQTRDRNQAATSQTILLTFAVIVAGIAAAFGLSTYVAVTGIGRPLARVAGGLTALGRGDYGIDVPGADRRDEVGQMAQAFTEMKAGLIHARELEDAQRADQADKARRAERAAAITREFEARIAELAGSLSAAATEMDATAQAMSENAEATSRQSMTVSSAAEQTSANVQTVAAAAEELSASIQEIGRQMGCTMETVGEAVAEARNTDRVVQTLSSGADRIGQVVTLIADIAGQTNLLALNATIEAARAGEAGKGFAVVASEVKSLASQTAKATDDIGAQVTDIRDAATAAVAAIQAIANRIEEINGIAAAIAAAVEEQEASTHEIARNVQEAARGTETVTSNIGGVTEAASSTGTAAGQVQSSAALLAHDSDALKQAVGAFTTALSAA; translated from the coding sequence TTGAAGGCCTTCGCCAATCTGAAGATCACGTTCAAGATCCTGACCATGTCGGGTCTGGTGGGTGTCGTGGCCCTGCTGGCCACTGCGTTCTCCAGTGAACGGATGTCCGCCATCGGTGACAGCTATGCGGCGTTGGTGGACGGTCCATCCAAGGCCGGGGCGCTGCTGGCCCGGGGAAACCGGACGCTGGCCCAGATGGGGCGTTATGTCTTCGAAGGGTTGGCCGTGACCACGGATGCCGACAACGCCCGTGTGCGGCAGGGGTTTGACAAGGCCCTGGGCAGCTATCGGACCTTCATGGCGGATGCCAGGGCCGCCGTGCCGGGCCACGCGGCCGAGTTCGATGCCCAGCTTGCCGTCATGGAGGCGGCCATGGCGCCGGCCGGGGATTGCGGGGGCGCCATCGCGGCGGCCGTGAAGGCCACGGACGCGGTGGAGAACGCCCGTATCTACCAGACGATGGTGCAGAAGAAGTGTGAGCCGGCGCTGGCGGCCCTGTCCGACCGGCAGACCAAGATGGTGGACGAGATGCTGGCCCAGGCCGAGCAGACGCGGGACCGCAACCAGGCGGCGACGTCCCAGACCATCCTGTTGACCTTCGCCGTCATCGTCGCCGGTATCGCCGCCGCCTTCGGCCTGTCCACCTATGTGGCGGTGACGGGCATCGGCCGGCCGCTGGCCCGGGTCGCCGGCGGACTGACGGCCCTGGGGCGGGGCGATTACGGCATCGACGTGCCGGGCGCCGATCGCCGGGACGAGGTCGGCCAGATGGCCCAGGCCTTCACCGAGATGAAGGCCGGCCTGATCCATGCGCGCGAACTTGAGGACGCGCAGCGGGCGGATCAGGCTGACAAGGCCCGCCGGGCGGAACGCGCGGCCGCCATCACGCGGGAATTTGAGGCGCGGATCGCCGAACTGGCCGGCAGCCTGTCCGCCGCCGCCACTGAGATGGACGCCACCGCCCAGGCCATGTCGGAGAATGCGGAGGCGACCAGCCGCCAGTCCATGACCGTGTCGTCCGCCGCCGAGCAGACCTCCGCCAATGTGCAGACGGTGGCCGCCGCGGCCGAGGAACTGTCCGCCTCGATCCAGGAGATCGGGCGCCAGATGGGCTGTACCATGGAAACGGTGGGCGAGGCGGTGGCCGAGGCGCGCAACACCGACCGCGTGGTCCAGACCCTGTCGTCGGGCGCCGACCGTATCGGGCAGGTGGTGACCTTGATCGCCGACATCGCCGGGCAGACCAATCTGCTGGCCCTGAACGCCACCATCGAGGCGGCGCGGGCGGGTGAGGCCGGCAAGGGATTCGCCGTGGTGGCCAGCGAGGTGAAAAGCCTGGCCTCGCAGACGGCGAAGGCGACCGACGACATCGGCGCCCAGGTGACCGACATCCGCGATGCCGCAACCGCCGCCGTGGCCGCCATCCAGGCCATCGCCAACCGGATCGAGGAGATCAACGGCATCGCCGCCGCCATCGCCGCGGCGGTGGAGGAGCAGGAGGCCTCCACCCATGAGATCGCCCGCAACGTGCAGGAGGCGGCGCGGGGGACGGAGACCGTCACCTCCAACATCGGCGGGGTGACGGAGGCCGCGTCCAGTACGGGCACCGCCGCCGGCCAGGTGCAAAGCTCCGCCGCCTTGCTGGCGCACGATTCGGATGCCCTGAAGCAGGCGGTGGGGGCCTTCACCACCGCGCTCAGCGCCGCCTGA
- a CDS encoding IS1182 family transposase, producing MLGQKDRRQPELFVAGSLRDLLPEEHVLVRVDKVLDLGWLEGEVGDLYSATAGRPGIAPEVAVRLMLAGMLLGIVHDRRLVREAQVNLAIRWFIGYGLHEAVPDHSSLTRIRQRWGGERFRKIFTRTVQACIAAKIAKGEVVHIDSSLIRANVSWEAIARRHVDAVETANHPEEADGPGAGPPATKKTKTEYVCTSDPDATLATNKTGRRSEPAYKHHTAVDAERGVVLDVVITTGAVHDTKAVEAQLDAITATTGVAIQASTMDASYATTYIFAVLEALGIEGVIPAKPERPPKKGVIPVRRFKLDARNRVVRCPAGKLLRPHGKPDSDSFQHYRARPSDCQACRRRTGCFSENMKRRAILLHKNHDALLRARRKYARWADRERALYRSHRIRVEGYHGEAKSWHGMRRAVRRGLANMQIQAYLAAAAVNLKRLAAALILALSSIRAGLSPTASPTMRPQNQPPWPA from the coding sequence ATGTTGGGCCAGAAGGATCGCCGTCAGCCTGAGCTTTTTGTTGCAGGGTCACTGAGGGATTTGCTGCCTGAAGAGCACGTCCTGGTCCGGGTGGACAAAGTCCTCGACCTTGGCTGGCTTGAAGGAGAGGTTGGCGACCTCTACAGCGCGACAGCGGGACGCCCTGGCATTGCGCCGGAGGTTGCGGTCCGGCTGATGTTGGCGGGAATGCTGCTGGGGATCGTGCATGACCGGCGCCTGGTGCGTGAGGCGCAGGTCAATCTGGCGATCCGATGGTTCATCGGCTATGGCCTGCACGAGGCGGTTCCCGACCATTCCAGCCTGACCCGCATTCGTCAGCGCTGGGGCGGCGAGCGGTTTCGCAAGATTTTCACCCGTACGGTTCAGGCGTGTATCGCAGCCAAGATCGCCAAGGGTGAGGTTGTTCACATCGACAGTTCGTTGATCCGCGCGAATGTGAGTTGGGAGGCCATCGCTCGCCGTCACGTTGATGCCGTGGAGACCGCTAATCATCCCGAGGAAGCGGACGGTCCAGGCGCAGGCCCTCCCGCCACAAAGAAAACGAAGACGGAGTATGTCTGCACCAGCGATCCCGATGCGACCCTGGCCACCAACAAGACCGGCCGTCGCAGCGAGCCCGCCTACAAGCACCATACCGCCGTTGATGCCGAACGGGGTGTCGTCCTGGACGTGGTGATCACCACGGGTGCCGTCCACGATACCAAGGCAGTCGAGGCCCAACTTGATGCCATCACAGCGACAACCGGTGTCGCCATTCAGGCATCCACCATGGACGCCAGTTACGCCACCACCTACATCTTCGCGGTTCTGGAGGCGCTGGGTATCGAAGGGGTCATTCCAGCCAAGCCCGAACGGCCGCCGAAGAAGGGCGTCATCCCGGTTCGGCGCTTCAAACTGGACGCCAGGAACCGAGTGGTCCGCTGCCCCGCCGGCAAGTTGCTTCGCCCGCACGGCAAGCCGGACAGCGATAGTTTCCAGCACTACAGGGCCCGGCCTTCCGATTGCCAAGCCTGCCGGCGGCGGACGGGGTGTTTCAGCGAAAACATGAAACGCCGCGCCATCCTACTGCACAAAAATCACGACGCCCTACTCCGGGCACGGCGAAAATACGCCCGATGGGCCGACCGCGAACGAGCCCTCTACCGCAGCCACCGCATCCGCGTCGAAGGCTATCATGGCGAGGCCAAATCCTGGCACGGCATGAGACGCGCCGTCCGACGCGGGCTCGCCAACATGCAGATACAAGCCTATCTCGCCGCTGCCGCCGTCAACCTCAAGCGGCTGGCGGCAGCCCTTATTCTGGCCCTCTCAAGCATCCGGGCCGGCCTGTCTCCGACCGCCAGCCCGACAATGCGACCTCAAAACCAACCGCCTTGGCCTGCTTGA
- the rpsU gene encoding 30S ribosomal protein S21, translated as MQVLVRDNNVDQALRALKKKMQREGIFREMKLRRNYEKPSEKRAREKAEAIRRARKLLRKRLEREGY; from the coding sequence GTGCAAGTGCTGGTTCGTGACAACAACGTCGATCAGGCCCTCCGCGCTCTCAAGAAGAAGATGCAGCGCGAAGGCATTTTCCGCGAGATGAAGCTGCGTCGCAACTACGAGAAGCCCTCGGAAAAGCGCGCCCGCGAAAAGGCCGAGGCTATCCGCCGCGCCCGCAAGCTGCTGCGCAAGCGTCTGGAGCGCGAGGGCTACTAA
- the def gene encoding peptide deformylase, which translates to MAILKIARMGHPVLRRPAVAVEEPIPAVVRQLAQDMIETMIDASGVGLAAPQVHIGWRVIVFRVPADRAAGENVDSQVLINPVIEPLSDEMQFGWEGCLSIPGLRGAVPRHNRIRYRGLALDGTVVEREASGFHARVVQHECDHLDGVLYLDRMDDMRFLSFAEELKYFGTDSVPRLPG; encoded by the coding sequence TTGGCCATCCTGAAGATAGCCCGCATGGGCCACCCGGTGTTGCGACGCCCCGCCGTGGCGGTGGAGGAACCGATTCCCGCCGTGGTGCGCCAGTTGGCCCAGGACATGATCGAAACCATGATTGATGCCTCGGGCGTGGGCCTGGCCGCCCCCCAGGTGCATATCGGCTGGCGGGTCATCGTCTTTCGCGTGCCGGCCGACCGCGCCGCCGGCGAAAACGTGGACTCACAGGTCCTGATCAATCCGGTGATCGAGCCGCTGTCGGATGAGATGCAGTTCGGCTGGGAGGGATGCCTGTCCATCCCCGGCCTGCGCGGCGCCGTGCCCCGCCACAACCGCATCCGCTATCGCGGCCTGGCGCTGGATGGCACGGTGGTGGAGCGGGAGGCCAGCGGCTTCCACGCCCGGGTGGTGCAGCATGAGTGCGATCACCTGGACGGCGTGCTGTATCTGGACCGGATGGACGACATGCGTTTCCTCAGCTTCGCCGAGGAATTGAAATATTTCGGCACCGATTCGGTGCCCCGCCTGCCGGGCTGA